In Burkholderiales bacterium, a single genomic region encodes these proteins:
- a CDS encoding tripartite tricarboxylate transporter substrate binding protein, with product MRRYGWAAALLAALIPVYAGAQAFPVKPMRIVIGFPPGGGTDSVARLVAPRMSELLGQPIVIDNRPGADTNIATEYVARASADGYTLIMNTGIFAINMSTHDKPGYHAVRDFAPVSLIATSPHILVVGPSLQVKTLKELLDTARARPGQLNYSHAGGPQYMGFELFKLRTKTDIVAVPYKGGGPAMTALIGGEVHLTFANIPTSTPHIKAGRVRVLALAGSARSVLMPDVPTMKEQGVDMQSQVWYGMLAPAGVPKRVHARIAETAIKAATAEDVKPKLITMGAEPVASTPEAFAAQIRAEVKQWAEVVRLIGLKPN from the coding sequence ATGAGGAGATACGGATGGGCAGCAGCGCTGTTGGCCGCGCTGATCCCCGTTTATGCAGGCGCGCAGGCCTTCCCGGTGAAGCCGATGCGCATCGTGATCGGCTTTCCGCCGGGCGGGGGCACCGATTCGGTCGCGCGCCTCGTGGCGCCGCGGATGTCCGAGCTGCTCGGCCAGCCGATCGTCATCGACAACCGTCCCGGCGCCGATACCAACATCGCGACCGAATACGTGGCGCGCGCCAGCGCCGACGGCTACACGCTGATCATGAACACCGGGATCTTCGCGATCAACATGAGCACTCACGACAAGCCGGGCTATCACGCGGTCCGCGATTTCGCGCCGGTCTCGCTGATCGCGACCAGCCCGCACATCCTCGTGGTCGGTCCATCGCTCCAGGTGAAGACGCTGAAGGAGCTGCTCGATACCGCGCGCGCGCGGCCGGGCCAGCTCAACTATTCGCACGCCGGCGGTCCGCAGTACATGGGTTTCGAGCTCTTCAAGCTGCGCACCAAAACCGACATCGTCGCGGTGCCCTACAAAGGCGGCGGCCCGGCGATGACCGCGCTGATCGGCGGCGAGGTGCACCTCACGTTCGCGAACATCCCTACGTCCACGCCGCACATCAAGGCGGGGCGCGTGCGCGTGCTGGCGCTCGCGGGCAGCGCGCGCAGCGTGCTCATGCCCGACGTGCCGACGATGAAAGAGCAGGGCGTCGATATGCAGAGCCAGGTGTGGTACGGCATGCTCGCGCCCGCCGGCGTTCCGAAGCGCGTACACGCGCGCATCGCCGAGACCGCGATCAAGGCCGCGACCGCCGAGGATGTGAAGCCCAAGCTCATCACCATGGGCGCCGAGCCGGTGGCGAGCACGCCCGAAGCGTTCGCCGCGCAGATCCGCGCGGAAGTGAAGCAGTGGGCGGAGGTCGTCCGGCTCATCGGCCTGAAGCCGAACTAG
- a CDS encoding tripartite tricarboxylate transporter substrate binding protein, translated as MKSLFSLLCAAAAALAPLYAVAAQPYPAKPIRIVVAYAPGGSTDIAARLIADEVMQQNPGWRIVIDNRAGGGTIIGTETVARATPDGYTFLYATNAMVINTVLQEKVPYDAVRDFAPVSLVITQPLGVLVGPKLKVGTMKDLIAQARSNPGKLNFASSGNGSLQHIAGEMLKNNAGLNVVHVPYKGAGPAMIDLLAGNVDFMITSLLGTSEHIKAGRLKLLATTGAKRSAATPDTPTVAESGLPGYEAISWQGLVAPAKTDRAIIDRMNAALKKAAGSKKLEDKVAENGMELKASPPETLRDLIASEQKKYAAIVKRTKAKVE; from the coding sequence ATGAAATCCCTGTTCTCCCTGTTGTGCGCCGCCGCCGCGGCGCTCGCGCCGCTGTACGCCGTCGCGGCGCAGCCGTATCCCGCCAAACCGATCCGCATCGTCGTCGCCTACGCGCCGGGCGGAAGCACCGACATCGCCGCGCGCCTGATCGCCGACGAGGTGATGCAGCAGAACCCCGGCTGGCGCATCGTCATCGACAACCGTGCAGGCGGCGGCACGATCATCGGCACCGAGACGGTCGCGCGCGCGACGCCCGACGGCTACACGTTCCTCTACGCGACCAACGCGATGGTGATCAACACGGTACTGCAGGAGAAGGTGCCGTACGACGCCGTGCGCGATTTCGCGCCGGTGTCGCTCGTGATCACCCAGCCGCTCGGCGTGCTGGTCGGGCCGAAGCTCAAGGTCGGCACGATGAAGGACCTGATCGCGCAGGCCAGGTCCAATCCCGGTAAGCTCAACTTCGCCTCGTCGGGCAACGGCTCGCTGCAGCACATCGCGGGCGAGATGCTCAAGAACAATGCGGGGCTGAACGTCGTGCACGTGCCGTACAAAGGCGCGGGCCCGGCGATGATCGATCTCCTCGCGGGCAACGTCGACTTCATGATCACGTCGCTCCTCGGCACGTCGGAGCACATCAAGGCGGGACGCCTGAAGCTGCTCGCGACGACCGGCGCCAAACGCTCGGCGGCGACGCCCGACACGCCCACGGTCGCGGAGAGCGGGCTGCCGGGCTACGAAGCGATCAGTTGGCAGGGACTCGTCGCGCCCGCGAAGACCGACCGCGCGATCATCGACCGCATGAACGCCGCTCTGAAGAAAGCGGCGGGCTCGAAGAAGCTCGAGGACAAGGTCGCGGAAAACGGCATGGAGCTCAAGGCGAGCCCGCCGGAGACGCTGCGCGACCTGATCGCCAGCGAGCAGAAGAAGTATGCCGCGATCGTCAAGCGCACCAAGGCGAAAGTGGAGTGA
- a CDS encoding MmgE/PrpD family protein: protein MSTAALAKARPQPTKTTRGEQLVNYIAGTARRSYPAEVTDAALIALVDHLGCAVGASKDAPALPARAIVERWKASGNARVYMGGRTTPALAAFANGSMAHAMDYDDTHAGGAGHPGGPCWSAALALALEHGASERDTLAAFITGFDVMGKLGGGWVPGTGRSLQRRGWHPTSIFGRTGAAAVGCVILKLDEKQIANALGVAATTAGGVVGSFGTHGKPFHAGKAAMDGILSAQLAQEGFVAATHLYELEKGLLDVLIQNREVEPPTLDDFERKWELMENQIKPFASCRATHSSIQAARTLADKVRGRKIAKVHAKVHPNALVTAGKTAPRTPLEGKFSVPYCIALGLAGYRVVSSDFTQKVYDDPAVREVFPRVELEAVADQPAWRAFLEVTLEDGERLHGETQCVLGHPDNPVSWDVLREKFDGLVEPVLGRDKCAELFDLGRNFLNAGSIAKIGELLAG, encoded by the coding sequence ATGAGCACAGCCGCTCTCGCCAAAGCCCGGCCGCAGCCGACCAAGACCACGCGCGGCGAGCAACTCGTCAATTACATCGCGGGCACCGCGCGCCGCAGCTATCCGGCCGAAGTGACCGACGCCGCGCTGATCGCGCTGGTCGATCATCTGGGCTGCGCCGTCGGCGCATCGAAAGACGCGCCGGCGCTGCCGGCGCGCGCCATCGTCGAGCGCTGGAAAGCCTCGGGCAATGCGCGCGTCTACATGGGCGGACGCACCACGCCCGCGCTCGCCGCGTTCGCGAACGGCTCGATGGCGCACGCGATGGATTACGACGACACGCATGCCGGCGGCGCAGGCCATCCCGGCGGCCCGTGCTGGTCGGCGGCGCTCGCCCTCGCGCTGGAGCACGGTGCGAGCGAGCGCGACACGCTCGCTGCGTTCATCACCGGTTTCGACGTCATGGGCAAGCTCGGCGGGGGCTGGGTGCCGGGCACGGGTCGCAGCCTCCAGCGGCGCGGCTGGCATCCGACGTCGATCTTCGGGCGAACCGGCGCCGCGGCCGTGGGCTGCGTGATCCTGAAGCTCGACGAGAAGCAGATCGCCAACGCGCTCGGCGTCGCGGCAACGACCGCCGGCGGAGTCGTCGGCTCGTTCGGCACCCACGGCAAGCCCTTCCATGCGGGCAAGGCGGCGATGGACGGCATCCTGTCGGCGCAGCTCGCGCAGGAAGGCTTCGTCGCAGCGACGCATCTCTACGAGCTGGAGAAAGGCCTCCTCGACGTGCTCATCCAGAACCGCGAAGTGGAGCCGCCCACGCTCGACGATTTCGAGCGCAAGTGGGAGCTGATGGAGAACCAGATCAAGCCTTTCGCGAGCTGCCGCGCGACGCACTCGTCGATCCAGGCGGCGCGCACCCTCGCCGACAAGGTGCGGGGACGCAAGATCGCGAAGGTCCACGCCAAGGTACATCCCAACGCGCTCGTCACCGCGGGCAAGACCGCGCCGCGCACGCCGCTGGAAGGCAAGTTCAGCGTGCCGTACTGCATCGCGCTCGGGCTCGCGGGCTATCGCGTGGTCTCGTCGGACTTCACGCAGAAGGTCTACGACGATCCGGCGGTTCGCGAGGTCTTCCCGCGCGTCGAGCTCGAAGCGGTCGCCGATCAGCCCGCGTGGAGAGCGTTCCTCGAAGTGACGCTCGAAGACGGCGAGCGCCTGCACGGCGAGACGCAGTGCGTGCTCGGCCATCCCGACAATCCTGTGTCCTGGGACGTGCTGCGCGAGAAGTTCGACGGCCTGGTCGAGCCCGTGCTCGGTCGCGACAAGTGCGCCGAGCTCTTCGATCTCGGTCGCAACTTCCTCAACGCGGGCTCGATCGCGAAGATCGGCGAGCTGCTCGCCGGATAG
- a CDS encoding UGSC family (seleno)protein — MLRASAACEAAGFPTSSLTCEGFIKQAQGTSVGLGMRNIPLAMVPGHIGTKTAEELRDSILNHTLDDVIRNLTVTPDAIGDTREPRARDIVVKGGFRKVNDYFVDHEYSDGLPIIPPTREAIDEFLRYTDRDPDESLGTLLPDKRAATIWSIAANGVMAGCKPEYMPILVALVEAMADPQYGVEHSGNTPGADTLIILNGPIIKALGFNYTQGALRDGFLPNTSIGRFWRLYLRNVAGFLLHKTDKATYGNTWRVVLAENEDVLAKIGWEPNSMEMGFQRGDNTVTIARYTGGGSLSSVSGSTPDELLPYLADTVERFNNWQITFTTSHGMGTLRPLMVISPIIAEQLAKAGWSKLDVKKYLFEHARRPAYDFERQLRDWNIRGVWDLKADVEGGRIPKVFYESDDPNRLVPIVWKPEDYMIAVTGDPLRNNAYVFAQNGFLGYPTGKKIELPKSWAL; from the coding sequence GTGTTGCGGGCCAGTGCAGCGTGCGAAGCCGCCGGTTTCCCGACCTCTTCGCTCACGTGTGAAGGCTTCATCAAGCAGGCGCAGGGGACCTCGGTCGGTCTCGGCATGCGCAACATTCCCCTGGCGATGGTGCCCGGCCACATCGGCACCAAGACCGCGGAAGAGCTGCGCGACTCGATCCTCAACCACACACTGGACGACGTCATCAGGAACCTGACGGTGACGCCCGACGCGATCGGCGACACGCGCGAGCCGCGCGCCCGCGACATCGTGGTGAAAGGCGGTTTCCGGAAGGTCAACGACTACTTCGTCGATCACGAATATTCGGACGGCCTGCCGATCATCCCGCCGACACGCGAGGCGATCGACGAGTTCCTGCGCTACACCGATCGCGATCCCGACGAGAGCCTCGGGACGCTGCTCCCCGACAAGCGCGCCGCGACGATCTGGAGCATCGCGGCCAACGGCGTGATGGCCGGGTGCAAGCCCGAGTACATGCCGATCCTCGTCGCGCTGGTGGAAGCGATGGCCGATCCGCAGTACGGCGTCGAGCACAGCGGAAACACGCCCGGCGCCGACACGCTGATCATCCTCAACGGCCCGATCATCAAGGCGCTGGGTTTCAACTATACGCAGGGCGCGCTGCGCGACGGCTTCCTGCCGAACACCTCGATCGGGCGCTTCTGGCGCTTATATCTTCGCAACGTCGCAGGCTTCCTGCTCCACAAGACGGACAAGGCGACGTACGGCAACACCTGGCGCGTCGTCCTCGCGGAGAACGAGGACGTGCTCGCCAAGATCGGCTGGGAACCGAACAGCATGGAGATGGGTTTCCAGCGCGGCGACAACACCGTCACCATCGCGCGCTACACCGGCGGCGGATCGCTCTCGTCGGTGTCGGGATCGACGCCGGACGAGCTGCTGCCGTATCTCGCCGATACCGTCGAGCGCTTCAACAACTGGCAGATCACGTTCACGACCAGCCACGGCATGGGCACGCTGCGGCCGCTGATGGTGATCAGCCCGATCATCGCCGAGCAGCTCGCGAAAGCGGGATGGTCCAAGCTCGACGTGAAGAAGTATCTCTTCGAGCACGCCCGCCGGCCCGCCTACGACTTCGAGCGCCAGCTGCGCGACTGGAACATCCGCGGGGTGTGGGATCTCAAGGCGGACGTCGAAGGCGGACGCATCCCCAAGGTGTTCTACGAGTCCGACGATCCGAACCGGCTGGTTCCGATCGTGTGGAAACCGGAGGATTACATGATCGCGGTCACCGGCGATCCGCTGCGCAACAATGCTTACGTCTTCGCGCAGAACGGTTTCCTCGGTTATCCGACGGGCAAGAAGATCGAGCTGCCGAAGAGCTGGGCGCTTTGA
- a CDS encoding dihydrofolate reductase family protein gives MRPLRYSINVTLDGCCDHRAITPDEEMHRHHTENLARADALLFGRVTYEMMETAWRAPAQTGVRPDWMDPWMEPFARVIHAAKKYVVSSTLERVDWNAELVRGDLGTAVRQLKREPGKGLAVGGLKLPRALAELGLIDEYELVVHPRIAGHGPRLFEGLSKPVDLKLVSRLELGSGAVAMRYEPRR, from the coding sequence ATGCGCCCCCTTCGCTACTCCATCAACGTCACCCTGGACGGCTGCTGCGATCATCGTGCGATCACGCCGGACGAAGAGATGCACCGGCACCACACGGAGAACCTCGCCAGGGCCGACGCCCTGCTCTTTGGCCGGGTGACCTACGAGATGATGGAGACAGCGTGGCGCGCGCCGGCGCAGACCGGAGTGAGGCCGGATTGGATGGATCCGTGGATGGAGCCCTTCGCCCGGGTGATCCACGCGGCGAAGAAGTACGTCGTGTCGAGCACTCTGGAGCGAGTCGACTGGAACGCGGAGCTCGTGCGCGGGGATCTGGGAACGGCCGTTCGGCAACTCAAGCGGGAGCCCGGCAAGGGACTGGCCGTGGGAGGCCTGAAGCTCCCGCGGGCATTGGCCGAGTTGGGATTGATCGATGAGTACGAGCTCGTGGTGCACCCCAGGATAGCGGGCCATGGGCCGAGGTTATTCGAGGGCCTGTCGAAGCCTGTCGACCTGAAGCTCGTGAGCCGGCTGGAGCTCGGCTCGGGGGCGGTGGCGATGCGGTATGAGCCGAGAAGGTAG
- a CDS encoding beta-propeller fold lactonase family protein, whose protein sequence is MSETKAKGLYAGVGEELTHYELDVAGAALLKKSSVTLPANVQYVWPHPSRRYLYVTTSDRVRGQEGEKHDLVTFRIADDGSLEQVGTPMRLPHRPIHVTVDAAGKRLAVSFNGAGVKRGPGTALLYRIRDDGASVEPAPSHPAVDAGMYPHQARFTPDDSKLLVCARGNNASAGHGEDPGALKIFDTRNDALTLASEVPYPAGLGPRHLDIHPDKRWVYVSMERGNKLCMHRMDAEGNIQPAIVHTKSTLADEASGQRKRQLAGTLHVHPAGTHVYVANRADGTIDDVFEGGENNIAVYRIDAQTGEPTLVQHEDTRGMHPRTFALDPSGRVMVVAHVLSRRRRDGDSITNVPVTLSVFRVNDGKPEYVRKYDIETGKKTLFWMGII, encoded by the coding sequence ATGAGCGAGACGAAAGCGAAGGGTTTGTACGCCGGCGTCGGCGAAGAGCTCACGCATTACGAGCTGGATGTAGCAGGCGCGGCGCTCCTGAAAAAGAGCAGCGTGACGCTGCCCGCGAACGTGCAGTACGTGTGGCCGCATCCTTCGCGGCGCTATCTCTATGTGACAACCAGCGATCGCGTGCGCGGGCAGGAAGGCGAGAAGCACGACCTCGTCACTTTTCGCATCGCCGACGACGGCTCGCTCGAACAGGTCGGGACGCCGATGCGCCTGCCGCATCGCCCGATACACGTCACCGTCGACGCTGCCGGCAAGCGACTCGCTGTGTCGTTCAACGGCGCGGGCGTGAAGCGCGGACCCGGCACCGCGCTCCTGTATCGCATACGCGACGACGGCGCGTCGGTAGAGCCGGCGCCGTCTCATCCTGCTGTGGACGCGGGAATGTATCCGCACCAGGCGCGCTTCACGCCGGACGACAGCAAGCTTCTGGTCTGCGCGCGCGGCAACAACGCGAGCGCCGGGCACGGCGAAGATCCCGGCGCTCTAAAGATCTTCGATACGCGCAACGACGCGCTCACGCTCGCCTCCGAAGTGCCGTATCCCGCCGGCCTCGGGCCGCGCCATCTGGACATCCATCCCGACAAGCGCTGGGTCTACGTCTCGATGGAGCGCGGCAACAAGCTTTGCATGCACCGCATGGACGCGGAGGGCAACATCCAGCCTGCGATCGTCCATACCAAGAGCACCCTCGCAGATGAAGCGAGCGGCCAGCGCAAGCGACAGCTCGCGGGCACGCTGCACGTGCATCCGGCCGGCACTCACGTCTACGTCGCGAACCGCGCCGACGGCACGATCGACGACGTTTTCGAAGGCGGCGAGAACAACATCGCCGTCTATCGCATCGACGCACAGACCGGCGAGCCCACGCTCGTCCAGCACGAGGATACGCGCGGCATGCACCCGCGCACCTTCGCGCTCGACCCGAGCGGTCGGGTGATGGTCGTCGCACACGTGCTGTCGCGCCGCAGACGCGACGGCGACTCGATTACCAACGTACCGGTGACGTTGTCGGTCTTCCGCGTGAACGACGGCAAACCGGAATACGTCCGCAAGTACGACATCGAGACCGGAAAGAAGACGCTCTTCTGGATGGGAATCATTTAA
- a CDS encoding alpha-hydroxy acid oxidase produces the protein MFKEKLEDALNYHDMRRMAKQRLPKWMFEFVDRGTEDEVAMRNNRAAFERIKLRTQVLVDVSKRDQSIELFGKKHGMPLGIAPTGPAGMLWFKGELELARAAKAANIPFTLATGSQTSMEDVAKEVGGTLWFQLYMWSDVRMSHILVERAKNAGFEALVVTVDGPVGTNREYNIRNGYTVPFRYTAKNTWPVLKNPGWLFGVIMRYWMNGGMPTRANYPEGMTEKFTHVSNAERKTKNDSLSWKDLGILRDMWPGKLLVKGILTPKDAELAIAHGADGVIVSNHGGRNFDSSMAPIEALGPIVDAVGNRTTVIVDSGFRRGSDVVKALAIGAKLVMIGRATLWGTTVGGEAGAAKTINFYREEISRTLAYLGCTSISQLNRDCLDYVPTPHVPLTM, from the coding sequence ATGTTCAAAGAAAAGCTCGAAGACGCGCTCAACTACCACGACATGCGGCGCATGGCTAAGCAGCGCCTGCCCAAGTGGATGTTCGAGTTCGTCGATCGCGGCACCGAGGACGAAGTCGCGATGCGCAACAACCGCGCGGCGTTCGAGCGCATCAAGCTCAGGACCCAGGTGCTGGTCGACGTCTCGAAGCGCGACCAGTCGATCGAGCTCTTCGGCAAGAAGCACGGCATGCCGCTGGGCATCGCGCCGACAGGACCGGCAGGCATGCTCTGGTTCAAAGGCGAGCTGGAGCTCGCGCGCGCCGCGAAGGCCGCGAACATCCCGTTCACGCTCGCGACCGGCTCGCAGACGAGCATGGAAGACGTCGCGAAGGAAGTCGGCGGCACGCTGTGGTTCCAGCTCTATATGTGGTCGGACGTGCGCATGTCGCACATCCTGGTCGAGCGTGCGAAGAACGCCGGGTTCGAGGCGCTCGTCGTCACGGTGGACGGTCCGGTCGGCACCAATCGCGAATACAACATCCGCAACGGCTATACCGTGCCCTTCCGCTACACCGCGAAGAACACCTGGCCGGTGCTGAAGAATCCGGGCTGGCTCTTCGGCGTGATCATGCGTTACTGGATGAACGGCGGGATGCCCACGCGCGCGAACTATCCGGAAGGCATGACCGAGAAGTTCACGCACGTGTCGAACGCGGAGCGCAAGACCAAGAACGATTCGCTCTCCTGGAAGGACCTCGGCATCCTGCGCGACATGTGGCCGGGCAAGCTCCTCGTGAAAGGCATCCTCACACCGAAGGACGCGGAGCTCGCGATCGCGCACGGCGCGGACGGCGTCATCGTGTCCAACCACGGCGGGCGCAACTTCGACAGCTCGATGGCGCCGATCGAGGCGCTCGGTCCGATCGTGGATGCGGTAGGCAATCGCACGACCGTCATCGTCGACAGCGGTTTCCGCCGCGGCAGCGACGTGGTGAAAGCGCTGGCCATCGGCGCCAAGCTCGTGATGATCGGGCGCGCGACGCTGTGGGGCACGACCGTCGGCGGGGAGGCCGGGGCGGCGAAGACCATCAACTTCTACCGCGAGGAGATCAGCCGCACCCTCGCGTATCTCGGCTGCACCAGCATCTCGCAGCTCAACCGCGACTGCCTCGACTACGTGCCGACGCCCCACGTGCCGCTCACGATGTGA
- a CDS encoding MmgE/PrpD family protein: MTTADRTTARLVELATTLSLADLSDETRTAAKARVLSAIAASLAAFDVEPVRIARKLAQPVAAGPQATIFGSLHRCAPDMAAFVNSAMVRSLDMSDSYVMAAVSHPADAFPAVLAAAEAQGASGADLLLATAIAYEAQCRFVEVVPYNHHGWDQTPVVALGAALGCGRVLGLTREQIAHAISLAVAPNLALNQTRTGTLSMWKGMAGPQGARAGVFAAYLASAGMTGPDGVFEGKFGLWRQMMGGEAFDLPIPARFDDHTFAVRQTMIKSFPIRFNCHVPVFAAQKLRAAIDVKQIETLKIEAVRQAFERWTDVPEVWKPQTRETADHSLPCTVAMALLDGTITPETMRRERYKDDDVLALMDRCSVELPDELAAIAPAVRSCRLTATLRGGEAVVAEYRRSLEDDTSDPGWTQAVDKLEALTRERLSAGARQALVERIGKLEGEPDLRDLVRLTEITGRRDA; this comes from the coding sequence ATGACCACGGCCGACCGCACGACCGCCAGGCTCGTCGAGCTCGCCACCACGCTCTCGCTCGCGGACCTGAGCGACGAGACGCGCACCGCGGCCAAGGCCCGCGTGTTGAGCGCGATCGCCGCGAGCCTCGCGGCGTTCGACGTCGAGCCGGTGCGCATCGCCCGGAAGCTCGCGCAGCCGGTCGCGGCGGGGCCGCAGGCGACGATCTTCGGATCGCTGCATCGTTGCGCGCCCGACATGGCGGCGTTCGTCAACTCGGCCATGGTGCGCTCGCTCGACATGAGCGACAGCTACGTCATGGCGGCGGTGAGCCATCCTGCGGACGCCTTCCCCGCGGTGCTCGCGGCCGCGGAAGCGCAAGGCGCGAGCGGCGCCGACCTCCTGCTCGCGACGGCGATCGCGTACGAGGCGCAGTGCCGCTTCGTCGAGGTGGTGCCGTACAACCATCACGGCTGGGACCAGACGCCGGTCGTCGCCCTCGGCGCTGCGCTGGGCTGCGGGCGCGTCCTCGGTCTTACGCGCGAGCAGATCGCGCACGCGATCTCGCTCGCCGTCGCGCCCAACCTCGCGCTGAACCAGACGCGCACCGGGACGCTGTCGATGTGGAAAGGCATGGCCGGCCCGCAGGGCGCGCGCGCCGGCGTGTTCGCCGCGTATCTCGCGAGCGCAGGGATGACCGGGCCCGACGGGGTCTTCGAAGGGAAGTTCGGGCTGTGGCGGCAGATGATGGGCGGCGAAGCGTTCGACCTGCCGATCCCCGCGCGCTTCGACGATCACACCTTCGCGGTGCGGCAGACGATGATCAAGTCGTTCCCGATCCGCTTCAACTGCCACGTGCCGGTGTTTGCGGCGCAGAAGCTGCGCGCGGCGATCGACGTGAAGCAGATCGAAACGCTGAAGATCGAAGCGGTGCGCCAGGCGTTCGAGCGCTGGACCGACGTTCCCGAGGTGTGGAAGCCGCAGACCCGAGAGACCGCGGACCATTCGCTGCCGTGCACCGTCGCGATGGCGCTGCTCGACGGCACGATCACGCCCGAGACGATGCGGCGCGAGCGTTACAAGGACGACGACGTGCTCGCGCTGATGGACAGGTGCAGCGTCGAGCTGCCCGACGAGCTCGCGGCGATCGCGCCCGCGGTGCGCTCGTGCCGGCTCACCGCGACGCTGCGCGGCGGTGAGGCCGTCGTCGCCGAATACCGGCGCTCGCTCGAGGACGATACGAGCGATCCGGGATGGACGCAGGCGGTGGACAAGCTCGAAGCGCTGACGCGCGAGCGGCTCAGCGCGGGAGCGCGTCAGGCGCTGGTCGAACGGATCGGGAAGCTGGAGGGGGAGCCCGATCTACGCGATTTGGTACGCCTGACGGAGATCACCGGAAGGCGCGACGCGTAA
- a CDS encoding MBL fold metallo-hydrolase has protein sequence MKVTLLGHATVLVEMDGANILMDPVLQDPFEDGAVVSCPRRTIRADKLPPLFAIIISHSHPDHFDIPSLAQLPREVHVVCPDDKVIQYALEKLGFRNVHPTPPMSRMAFETFELLTTRSSVTNIQEFGAIFKDRSGTFWNQVDSVLSGETIGHALEAVGSVDLLFAMHASQNFGFFDNRSAGFPHDSHQENLATASSIGARLTVPGAAGFRFAGEIEWCNAFLFPISREQYVADLKTLDPSLATAIANPGDVFEIEAGTVEHRPGASEVASMLEEDTWRLRFDPTAAIPPLEDTNPDRYSDEQLRSEVSRVISGLEAWLRTAFRSRDKALDPFRELGVSYAIEVVFPDGPQRHRFQFAKDDFRLESGPAAAAPAQMEHRITASALTGWARRERSYFYFRAFSRTFSTLHELKVVDGAPTVTPKTLPDLLTEFITWKIEGAEVAMKHLIDHMIRQSARPPLSA, from the coding sequence ATGAAAGTGACGCTGCTGGGACACGCGACCGTGCTGGTCGAGATGGATGGCGCCAACATCCTGATGGATCCGGTGCTCCAGGATCCGTTCGAGGATGGAGCGGTCGTCTCCTGTCCCAGGCGGACGATACGCGCCGACAAGCTCCCTCCGCTTTTCGCGATCATCATCTCGCACTCGCATCCGGATCACTTCGACATCCCGTCGCTCGCCCAGCTCCCGCGCGAGGTTCACGTGGTGTGTCCGGACGACAAGGTGATTCAGTACGCCCTCGAGAAGCTCGGGTTCAGGAACGTGCATCCGACCCCGCCGATGAGCCGCATGGCGTTCGAGACCTTCGAGCTGCTGACGACGCGCTCGAGCGTCACCAACATCCAGGAGTTCGGCGCGATCTTCAAGGACAGGAGCGGCACGTTCTGGAACCAGGTCGACTCGGTGCTCTCGGGCGAGACCATCGGCCATGCGCTCGAAGCGGTCGGCAGCGTCGACCTGCTGTTCGCGATGCACGCCAGCCAGAACTTCGGGTTCTTCGACAACCGGTCGGCGGGATTCCCGCACGACAGCCACCAGGAGAACCTCGCCACGGCTTCGAGCATCGGGGCCAGGCTGACCGTGCCGGGCGCGGCCGGTTTTCGCTTCGCCGGTGAGATCGAGTGGTGCAACGCTTTCCTCTTCCCCATCTCGCGCGAGCAATACGTCGCGGACCTGAAGACCCTCGATCCGAGCCTCGCCACGGCGATCGCGAATCCGGGCGACGTGTTCGAGATCGAGGCCGGGACGGTCGAACACCGGCCCGGTGCGTCCGAGGTGGCGAGCATGCTGGAAGAGGACACGTGGCGCCTGCGATTCGATCCGACCGCCGCCATCCCGCCGCTCGAGGACACCAATCCCGACCGATATTCCGACGAGCAGCTGCGCTCCGAAGTGAGCAGGGTGATCTCGGGGCTCGAAGCCTGGCTGCGGACGGCATTCCGCAGCCGGGACAAGGCGCTGGACCCGTTCCGCGAGCTCGGCGTGAGCTATGCGATCGAAGTGGTGTTTCCCGACGGACCGCAGCGCCATCGCTTTCAGTTCGCCAAAGACGACTTCCGGCTCGAGTCAGGGCCCGCAGCCGCCGCGCCCGCTCAGATGGAGCACCGGATCACGGCATCCGCGCTCACCGGATGGGCCCGGCGCGAGCGCAGCTACTTCTACTTCCGCGCGTTCTCGCGCACGTTCTCCACGCTCCACGAGCTGAAGGTGGTCGACGGAGCGCCGACGGTGACGCCGAAGACCCTTCCGGACCTCCTCACCGAATTCATCACCTGGAAGATCGAAGGCGCGGAGGTGGCGATGAAGCACCTCATCGATCACATGATCCGCCAGAGCGCCCGGCCGCCGTTGAGCGCGTAA